In one Lycium barbarum isolate Lr01 chromosome 7, ASM1917538v2, whole genome shotgun sequence genomic region, the following are encoded:
- the LOC132601326 gene encoding uncharacterized mitochondrial protein AtMg00810-like, producing the protein MKDLGELKYFLGIKFSTSKEGILMHQRKYSLELISELGLSTSKPAYTPIHTNLKLKTKECDDHLKVSCIEDPLLPNLWLYQRLIGRLLYLTVTRPDIGFSGQTLSQYLQHPNKSHMEAALKIVRYIKSQSGKGIFISSNPIQKMTAFCDAY; encoded by the coding sequence ATGAAGGATTTGGGGGAATTGAAGTACTTTCTTGGTATAAAATTTTCTACGTCCAAAGAGGGAATCTTAATGCATCAAAGGAAATACTCACTAGAGCTAATCTCAGAACTTGGACTCTCAACTTCTAAACCAGCTTACACTCCAATTCACACCAACTTAAAGTTGAAAACGAAGGAATGTGATGATCACTTAAAGGTCAGCTGCATAGAAGATCCTCTATTACCAAACCTATGGCTATATCAGAGACTCATAGGGAGGCTATTATACTTGACAGTCACAAGACCTGATATTGGCTTTAGTGGACAAACACTTAGCCAATATCTGCAACATCCGAATAAATCACACATGGAAGCTGCTCTAAAGATTGTTAGATATATCAAGTCACAGTCTGGAAAAGGGATTTTCATTTCCAGTAATCCTATTCAGAAGATGACTGCCTTTTGTGATGCTTATTAG